The proteins below are encoded in one region of Segatella copri:
- a CDS encoding C10 family peptidase, translated as MKKYLVLILLAVIVSSCQDEILNDSNPVIENVNVNLSMDEAMSIANDNPTNLSEDEILAMVNDFSTSLGSKTRSAANPRMSIVGSYRIGGIISSKTTRGTTTDSIPVYEVCLQSGEKSGYALVSADSRSAGVLAYIENGNFEKKDSTGACLMLKLAEASTVSEINKIERLKVELREKTLKKVASCLGKSTVTYEEIKDLIEVNGVKSHETTSRSTAYDKPLSQIISLMPQNGGAVLKTEWRQDNPYNLLLPKTYNEYHTETNYPMGCAITAGVQTLAAIAPSMTIDGTVIDWAFVTKKPKLKYDSYFGGDYEEAMMISKVVKHMYEGTNTTPNIDEDFKYGPYDDPNIPCVKSSTTSVSNLLDYLKKYVSCGTYYNKYAPDPLLNTINANRQMPCVAIMGGTHTANEQAEKGSHAWVIDGYAICTKTSREILRNNDLYFHANMGWGGPDNGFYKVNADASTDFETTLGTYNINFWEITEIHKK; from the coding sequence ATGAAAAAGTATTTAGTTTTAATATTATTGGCAGTGATTGTATCATCGTGCCAAGATGAAATTCTTAATGACAGTAATCCTGTTATTGAGAACGTGAATGTTAATTTGTCTATGGATGAGGCAATGAGTATTGCAAATGATAATCCTACAAATTTATCAGAGGATGAGATTCTGGCAATGGTAAATGATTTTTCCACTTCGTTGGGCTCAAAAACAAGAAGTGCTGCCAATCCAAGAATGTCTATTGTGGGCTCATATCGCATTGGCGGAATTATATCAAGCAAGACAACAAGAGGGACTACGACTGATAGTATTCCTGTTTATGAGGTGTGTTTACAGTCTGGAGAAAAGAGTGGGTATGCTTTAGTTTCTGCCGACTCTCGAAGTGCTGGTGTTTTGGCATATATAGAAAATGGTAATTTTGAGAAAAAAGATAGTACTGGGGCATGTTTGATGTTAAAATTGGCAGAAGCTTCAACTGTTTCAGAGATAAATAAAATAGAAAGGCTCAAAGTTGAGTTACGAGAGAAAACCTTAAAGAAAGTAGCTTCTTGTTTGGGTAAATCTACAGTAACATATGAAGAAATAAAAGATTTGATTGAGGTTAATGGTGTAAAAAGCCATGAAACAACTTCCCGTTCTACAGCTTATGACAAACCTTTGAGCCAGATTATATCGTTAATGCCTCAAAATGGTGGAGCTGTTTTAAAGACCGAGTGGCGCCAAGACAATCCTTATAACTTGTTGTTGCCTAAAACTTATAATGAATATCATACGGAAACAAATTACCCTATGGGGTGTGCTATTACAGCAGGAGTTCAAACTTTAGCAGCTATCGCTCCGAGCATGACGATTGATGGAACAGTCATAGACTGGGCATTTGTTACTAAAAAACCGAAATTGAAGTATGATTCGTATTTTGGCGGAGATTATGAGGAGGCTATGATGATTTCCAAAGTAGTTAAGCATATGTATGAAGGAACAAATACAACACCAAATATTGATGAGGATTTTAAGTATGGGCCTTATGATGATCCGAATATACCTTGTGTAAAAAGTAGTACAACTTCAGTTTCTAATTTATTGGATTATTTAAAGAAGTATGTTTCTTGTGGCACTTATTATAATAAATATGCCCCAGATCCATTGTTAAATACGATAAATGCAAACCGCCAGATGCCTTGCGTTGCAATAATGGGTGGAACACATACTGCAAATGAACAGGCAGAAAAAGGTTCTCATGCTTGGGTTATAGATGGATATGCAATTTGCACTAAGACAAGCAGAGAAATTTTACGAAATAACGATTTGTACTTTCATGCTAATATGGGATGGGGTGGACCTGACAATGGCTTTTATAAGGTAAATGCAGATGCTTCGACTGATTTTGAGACAACATTAGGCACTTATAATATAAATTTTTGGGAAATAACAGAAATTCATAAGAAATAA